Part of the Brassica oleracea var. oleracea cultivar TO1000 chromosome C8, BOL, whole genome shotgun sequence genome is shown below.
AGCAAGCTTGATGAACCCACAACTAAAGCAGCATCCTTAGACTTTGGTAACCCCTTGACCACGCTATTTAAACCGTTGAAGGCATCAGACTCGTCCCACCAATACCCAACCCTTTGCTTCTTATTCTTATTCAGCTCTAGGGTTTCCTTCACCTCATCGTCGCTGATCATGATGGCTTCATCAGTAGAAGATGATGATCTCTCATCTGATAAAATATCCCTTCCTCGCTCTCTCTCCTCCAAGTTCTTTTCTTCTCGGCGATTTCTCTTTCTCCCTCATCTGGTGGCCGGCGGTGGGTGTTTTTCCCGTCGGTCTGCCACCCCTAATTTCTCCCCCTATCCAATTCCTCTCCCTGTTGTGTTAAGGGCTCTTCCCTTCCTCCTTGCTTCTCTTGCTCTGGTTCTCGCCGGATTGTGGCCAGATCCGGTGACAAAAACGATGTTTGGGTGTGTTCCCAACGTCTCTGGAGAGAGGGCGAGGTCGTGATAGTCCGTATGCTTGCAGGAGGCGCCGTCGATTTGGTAGATTTAGGGTTTGTCTTACGGTGGTTCTGGGTCAGATTCGTCACGGGGGCGTGTCGGAATGAAGTGCGTCGCTGCCTCTTCTCCTCCGGCCTTCCGCCTCCTCTGCTTTCCCTTGTCTCCTCCTTCGGCCGCAAATTTAGAGCTTCTCATCTTATACCCATGGTCTGAGATGAAAAGGCGAGACTGAGGAGCTCGTTGGGAACCTCTTCCTTAGCTCAAGTGACAACAACCATGGGTTCTATAGTGATATGTTCGACTCTCCCTTCCTGCTCCCGACGTCATCTACTAGGGTTTGAGGACAACCGCGGTGGAGACTCACTTGCTCTTAGGTGGAGTTCTCTATTACCTTGTGGATACATGCTATCAAGGAGAGTTATGCCTCCTTTTGTGCTTCATGTCCTCGTTCAAAGCTCCGAATGCTTCATGCCCTCGTTCAAAGCTCCGACAAGATTGACTTTGTGCTCTTTCATGGTTTCTGCTGCATCTTGTGTGTCGCGTGGGCGGTTTTTGGAGCCATTTGTACCGCCTACGCTTGACCGTAACTCGTGCTTCCTTGTGCGCAGTGTTGGTATGGCGGAGCTTTTGTCTCCGAGTCGAGATAGTTAGGTTGGTTGGTCGAGGTCCTCCTCCAGCGGAGCTCCGGGGCGTAAGCCAGACGCTTTCGTCGATGCCTGCTCGGAGCCACTTCGGTGAGTCCTCGACTGATTTTCCAGGTTATTCTCTTGCTTCCGCAAGAAGCGCTTTGAAGAGGGGTTTACATTATTGTTTTACTTGATCTTACTACCTATTAATCTCAAGTCCTCTTTGTTTGAGGCTTGGAATTAATCTTTATGTATCCTAGTGGTTTTTTAATTTTTTTGCAGTCACTAGGATCAGACGAGCTCTCTGCAGATTATGGTTCAATTAAGTTTGTAACCAAACTTTCATTTCTTCCCATTTAACAAAAAAAAAAAAGGCAAAATCATATTGTCTTATGGGCTTGATCAATTTAAAAGGCCCAATAGAAAGTTAGCCCATAATATAAACAATACTCTTCCATAGTCGTTATCGCCGGAGAGAGATAGAATTAGGGTTTCGGTGATGCTGCGTTTACTCAGAACCTCCTCTTCCTGGAGGAGCATTTCCATGAACAATACTCTTCCAAATTCGAGTCCCGCGTCCTCCATCTCCTCTTCCAACTTCCAGTCTTGCCTCATCTAACTCCTCCACGAGCAGTTCCACCGATGCCAATTTCTTTGGCAGAGATTCTTTGAAAAACGCAGCGGCCATCATAGCTCCTTCCGTGGTGAATCTCACTACATACAAAGGTACGGTTTAGTATTAGCTTGTCGGAATTTATCTTTCCTCTTGTTGTGTTTTCTTAGATATGATCATTACAACTGCTCATTTACAGAAAATTGACCAGTCTCTGTTTCTCTTTACATACTAAATTTTTGTCAGGAGGTTTGTTTGGGAGTGGAGTTGTGTTTAGCGAACAAGGCTTGATCATTACAACTGCTCATACAGTTGTTGATGTGGAAAAGTTACAAGTCAGTCCTGTGTATCATGCGCAGAGAAAAGAGGTAAGATCTTCTCTACAAGTTCAGTTAACTCTGTGGATTTATGTATGGATTTGTTTGGTAAAGTTGCTGTTGGTTAAAATGATAGGTTATGATAGCCACGAGCCTTGGTCAGACGTTCGTAGGAGCACTAGTCAAGATCGAGTCGCCAGTGTCACTCTCTCCTGCCAAGTTTGGCACTTCCAGTCTTCTCGCTGTTGGGGACTTTGTCTTGTCGGTTGGCAACACCTTTTCAATGGGAATAATCAGGTGAGTTTTGTTTTTCAATATTTTGCTGTTTTTTTTTTCTTTGATGTATCTGATAAATTTCGTTTTGTGTCTTTTTTTTTCAAGTTGTCTTAAACGCCGACAACATGATTTACGTCTAGAAGGGAAATGCGAAGTGTATCTACAAACCGATTGTTGTTTGCATGAGGTAGCTTTTGTAACTTCTGTTTGTGTTTATACTTGTATTAATTTTGATGACGTTTTACTATTTGTAGGGGAGCTCTGGAGGTGCCCTTGTAAACCTTGAGGGTGAAGTTATCGGCTTGAACTGCGGGCATGGGGAAGCAGAAGTTGGTGTTGGGTTTGCAATCCCGATTGGTACTGTTTTGAAAGTGATGAAGGAAAGAAGGTGGTTGTGTGAGGATCGAAATGAAAGGTGTGTTTTGCTTTTTAGGTTTTACTTGTAACGTTAGGAACAAATATGCGCTGATTAAACTTTTATCTGCTGATTCTTTTCAGGTTTCTTGCAAAGTAATAGGATGGGGGCTTGATGCTGCAGAACGTAAAGACTGTTTTTTTTGTGGCGATCTATTGAAATACTGGTAGTGTACCGAGGTTTTGATAAATGATTACCTAACTGGATTTACATATATGATTATTGAACCCGGTTTTCTATTGAAGTAGGAAAGAACAAATCTAGAATACGTATTGTACGTAAAAAAACAAAAAAAAGTTTGAACCGGGTTAGATATATGATTATCGAACCGGGTTTTCTGTTGTCTTCTCCAAATCACAGAGAACCTTTTACTCCAAGTATCGCACTATTTCTCTGTTCCCGGTGATGGTAGAGAAGTGGGGTCGTCAATATCAAAAAGGATGATGCTGTTGATCTCTTCCAATCCATGATCCCGTCCTATCATCATCTCATGTTAGCTCTCTGCAAAAATCTCTTCTGCTTTTGCTGTTTTTGGAAAGGTGTTGAAACTTGGGGTATAAGCCTGACAGGGTCACATTTAACACGCTCCTCAATGGATTACGTCTCGAGGGCAGAGTCTCTGAAGCTGTGGAGTTAGTTGGTTGTATGGTCCAAAGTGAACATGTTCCAGATCTCATCACCCTCAACACCACTCTTGTCAATGAAATTTGTCTCGAGGGTAAAGTGTCTGAATCAGTGGATTGAACAGATCGAATGGTGGAACATGGTTGCCAACCTGATGGAGTTACTTTATGGTCCGATTTTGAACATAATCTGTAAGTCGAGGAACACTGCCTTGGCTTTGGATCTCCACACAAAGATGAACATAGAAAACCCTGACGAGCATTACTTCTTGAACATGTTTCACGGTTCAGTGAACGCCAACAGAAGTGTGACGTGGGTTGATTGGTCCATTGGCGGCCCGCATCCAGCTACGTATGCTGCAGATAATATCACAGAAAGGCTTTTACAGTCGATAAGGAAAAACGAGACGGATTGTGTTTACAATGGAGAACAAACTTCTTTATGCTTCCTTTTTGCTAGGAAGCTTGCTCCTCTTATGAACGTGAGCTCCACAGTCATGGGGTTTTGATAAAACAGCTGATTAGATGAGATTCTTCTACGAGATGTATACATAGGACTTCTTTTAGTAGCTTTCTTTGTTTCTATAAATAAAATGTAAAGGTCGTCGAGCCTTTTGTATGTAAGAAGAGTTTTGCTCCTGCAGAGCTTAATCTACAGTTATAGATTATGAACATCTGTGCTTTTTGGAAAAATAAAATTATACAAGTTTGATCAAGGTCAAACTATCAGGAAAACGTATTAGATTATTTTTTTGATCTTTAATAAATACCAGAGTTTGCAAAAATTGAGAGCCACAAAGCAAAAGGAAAATTACTATAAAGTCACAAGGAAGATGAGCAGAAGTAATAGCTGTCGAACTAGTTGCTCGATTCAACTACCTTTTTGTCTTCTGCATCTTGCCACCCGTGGGAGGACTCTGTCTCCTGTCGTTGAGGAAGATGACTATTCCCAGAGTTTGACCACTGTGCTTGATTAGCCACCTGTCCTGACGAGGGATTTGACCACTGAGACTGCTGAGGGCTAGCTGTCTGATTAGACCATTGTTGCTGCTGTCCTGTCCACGCTGAATGCTGGCCAGCTGTCTGATTAGTCCACGGTTGCTGATGATGGCCAGTGTTCTGATATTGCTGATGACCGGTGTTTTGATTAGTCCACGGTTTCTGCTGGCCAGTTGTCTGGTTAGACCATGATTGCTGATGACCAGTGTACTGATTAGCCCACTGTTGCTGCTGACCAGGCGTCTGGTTAGACCATGATTGCTGCTGGCCAGTTGTCTGATTAGCCCATGATTGTTGCTGGCCTGAAGGACTTGACCATGCCGGTTGCTGAGACCAAGATTGCTGCTGTTGATATCCTGGTGCTTGACTCGACCATGATGGTGGCTGTTGCACTGCCGTCTGATTAGACCATGATTTTTGCTGCTGGTTAACAGAAGTATTGGACCATGAAGGATTCTGGCCATTATTAGCCTTGTAAGTTCCTCCTGCTGTTTGACCTACAGTTCCACTGGCCCCACCTGAATTTGGAATGCTTGCGCCATGGCTCGTCCATGGGACCCTGTCTCTAGGTTGCTGAGGAGCTGCAGGTGTGACTCCCAACACTGCAGGTACCCTAGGTGCAGTGTAACCAGATTGGCTAGAGTTTCTAACAGGACGGCTAACCGTGTTCAAGGTTTTCTCAATCTCCTCACGACGTCCTGCTTTCTCAAAAGTCTCTATGATAAACTCCCTCAGTACAGGAGCAACCCCAACACAATATCCAACCATCTGACCAACTATATCCTTGGCTTCCTCAAGTGCATCACCCTCACAAAGACCTCTAACCACCACATCGTAAACCGAAGGATCTGG
Proteins encoded:
- the LOC106309465 gene encoding putative protease Do-like 14 yields the protein MIATSLGQTFVGALVKIESPVSLSPAKFGTSSLLAVGDFVLSVGNTFSMGIISCLKRRQHDLRLEGKCEVYLQTDCCLHEGSSGGALVNLEGEVIGLNCGHGEAEVGVGFAIPIGTVLKVMKERRWLCEDRNERFLAK